A window of Piliocolobus tephrosceles isolate RC106 chromosome 13, ASM277652v3, whole genome shotgun sequence contains these coding sequences:
- the CLDN25 gene encoding putative claudin-25, with amino-acid sequence MAWSFRGKVQLGGLLLSLLGWVCSCVTTILPQWKTLNLELSEMETWIMGIWEVCVVREEVATVCKAFESFLSLPQELQVARILMVASQGLGLLGLLLSGFGSECFRFHRIRWVFKRQLGVLGGTLESSALATTLLPVSWVAHATIQDFWDDSIPDIIPQWEFGGALYLGWAAGIFLALGGLLLVFSSCLGKEDVPFPLMAGPTVPPSCAPVEESDGSFHLMLKPRNPGVSDWLLPRIRGIKECP; translated from the coding sequence ATGGCCTGGAGTTTCCGTGGGAAAGTCCAGCTCGGGGGGCTACTTCTCTCCCTCCTTGGCTGGGTCTGCTCCTGTGTTACCACCATCCTGCCCCAGTGGAAGACTCTTAATCTGGAACTGAGCGAGATGGAGACCTGGATCATGGGGATTTGGGAGGTCTGCGTGGTTCGAGAGGAAGTTGCCACCGTGTGCAAGGCCTTTGAATCCTTCTTGTCTCTGCCCCAGGAGCTTCAGGTAGCACGCATCCTCATGGTAGCCTCCCAGGGGCTGGGCCTATTGGGGCTTTTGCTCTCCGGCTTTGGGTCTGAATGCTTCCGGTTTCACAGGATCAGATGGGTATTCAAGAGGCAGCTTGGCGTCCTGGGAGGGACTTTGGAGTCATCTGCTTTAGCCACTACTCTCCTTCCAGTCTCCTGGGTGGCCCATGCCACAATCCAAGACTTCTGGGACGACAGCATCCCTGACATCATACCTCAGTGGGAGTTCGGAGGTGCCCTCTACTTGGGCTGGGCTGCTGGTATTTTCCTGGCTCTTGGTGGGCTACTCCTCGTCTTCTCATCCTGCCTGGGAAAAGAAGATGTGCCTTTTCCTTTGATGGCTGGTCCCACCGTCCCCCCATCCTGTGCTCCAGTAGAGGAGTCAGATGGCTCCTTCCACCTCATGCTAAAGCCTAGGAACCCGGGCGTCTCGGACTGGCTTCTGCCAAGGATCCGTGGAATAAAGGAATGTCCGTAG